Proteins from a single region of Sinorhizobium alkalisoli:
- the addB gene encoding double-strand break repair protein AddB: MSGREPNVYTIPPGLPFLKTLAETLLDGTLMPDFAYDPANPLGLAGVTIFLPTRRAARVLRSEFVDLLGGRSAILPTIRALGETDDDSGFFDADVPAILDLAPPLSGTARLIELGRLILAWRNRLPQVVLEIHAESPLIAPASPADAIWLARNLAELIDSIETEELDWEALDGLDAGEHALWWQLTLAFLKIARTYWPDRLAEIKHSSPARHRNAVLKAETQRMAAGMVTGPIIIAGSTGSIPATASLIAAVKALPNGTIVLPGLDQAMSDEEWGLIAGDRSITTDPASRTHPQYGLQRLLQRMATERRQVPVLGNVARDLDDRSAILSRALLPAKATDSWTETRDEFDRERLLAAFADVALIEAANEREEATAIAIALRLALEGDEDSQAALITPDRGLARRVGAELARFGIEADDSAGVPLSATQAGTLTRLLIEATLRPNDPVPLVGLLKHPLARFGYAVEEARRAADTLELLALRGSTAVAEISALEEVLDKALAQHTVDRHPPPWRAGMGGDEIALARALARRIASAVAPLTGALTSRPVEGRPRSMTLTLADWAERTGRALEAVVIDERGSLAELWGPEAGEALAALLSGIIGTEGQMEADGSQWCDIVEALAASEAVKPRSMRNPRVFIFGALESRLQSVDLVVLGGMNEGSWPGQTSNDPFLSRTMKSGIGLEPPERRIGQLAHDFQMACGTRRLIFSRAMRQGAAPTVASRWLQRLQALGGEALASRLRANGASYLQWMRMLDEGSRQPLAERPQPKPPADLQPRKYSFSEVSRLRRDPYSIYARRILRLTPLDPFNCDPDAAERGSLYHRIVERFVKGGFDASSPQGEEAMARLIKEAFDEERLPAHIDTVWRPRFEAVARAFLFWERERRPGIAKSFTEVAAAMDIGLADIMLTGIADRLDRLRNGTVDIIDYKTGSSPSAKEARALLDPQLALEAAALKAGAFGALGPETPHSLSYVRLKPGSRFAVDTVNNESSKARDTKTADQLAEESLAELRKLLGALLSGRYGFASRLIVQKERDYGGEYDHLARVAEWATADGEDDDEE; the protein is encoded by the coding sequence GTGTCCGGACGCGAACCAAACGTCTACACGATTCCTCCCGGACTGCCCTTTCTGAAAACGCTGGCGGAAACGCTCCTGGACGGCACGCTCATGCCGGATTTCGCGTATGATCCAGCAAACCCGCTCGGCCTTGCCGGCGTGACGATCTTTCTGCCCACCCGGCGCGCGGCACGCGTGCTGCGCTCGGAATTCGTGGACCTGCTCGGCGGCCGCTCTGCAATCCTGCCGACGATCCGTGCTCTCGGCGAAACGGATGACGACAGCGGCTTCTTCGACGCGGACGTGCCGGCGATCCTCGATCTTGCGCCGCCGCTCTCCGGCACGGCGCGGCTGATCGAACTCGGACGGCTGATCCTTGCCTGGCGCAATCGCCTGCCCCAGGTGGTGCTCGAGATCCATGCAGAAAGTCCGCTGATCGCGCCGGCAAGCCCTGCCGACGCCATCTGGCTGGCGCGCAACCTTGCCGAACTGATCGACTCGATCGAAACGGAGGAGCTCGACTGGGAGGCGCTGGACGGGCTCGACGCCGGCGAACATGCGCTCTGGTGGCAGTTGACGCTCGCCTTCCTGAAGATCGCCCGAACCTACTGGCCGGACCGGCTTGCGGAGATCAAGCATTCCTCGCCGGCGCGCCACAGGAATGCGGTGCTTAAGGCCGAAACGCAGCGCATGGCCGCCGGAATGGTAACCGGACCGATCATCATCGCCGGCTCGACCGGCTCCATTCCCGCGACTGCCTCCTTGATTGCGGCCGTCAAGGCGCTGCCGAACGGCACCATCGTGCTTCCCGGTCTCGACCAGGCGATGAGCGACGAGGAATGGGGGCTGATTGCCGGAGATCGCTCCATCACGACAGATCCGGCCAGCCGCACCCATCCCCAATACGGACTGCAGCGCCTTTTGCAGCGCATGGCGACAGAGCGCCGCCAGGTGCCGGTGCTCGGGAACGTCGCTCGCGATCTCGATGATCGCAGTGCCATCCTCTCACGGGCGCTGCTGCCGGCGAAGGCTACCGACAGCTGGACTGAGACGCGCGATGAGTTCGACCGCGAGAGGCTTCTTGCGGCCTTTGCCGACGTAGCGCTGATCGAGGCCGCGAACGAGCGCGAGGAGGCAACGGCAATCGCCATTGCGCTCAGGCTCGCGCTCGAAGGCGACGAGGACAGCCAGGCGGCGCTTATCACGCCGGACCGCGGGTTGGCACGCCGTGTGGGCGCAGAGCTTGCCCGTTTCGGCATCGAAGCCGACGATTCCGCCGGCGTCCCGCTTTCGGCGACCCAGGCGGGCACGCTTACCCGCCTGCTGATAGAGGCGACGCTCAGGCCGAATGATCCCGTGCCGCTCGTCGGCCTTCTCAAGCACCCGCTGGCGCGCTTCGGCTACGCCGTAGAGGAGGCGCGCCGCGCCGCCGACACTCTGGAACTCCTGGCACTGCGCGGCAGCACCGCAGTCGCCGAGATTTCAGCGCTGGAAGAAGTGCTCGACAAGGCGCTTGCGCAACACACCGTCGACCGTCATCCACCGCCCTGGCGAGCGGGAATGGGCGGCGATGAAATCGCCCTGGCACGCGCTCTCGCCCGACGGATTGCCTCCGCCGTCGCTCCACTGACGGGCGCATTGACCTCGCGTCCTGTCGAGGGCCGACCGCGCTCCATGACGCTGACATTGGCCGATTGGGCCGAGCGGACGGGCCGGGCGCTCGAAGCCGTCGTCATCGACGAACGCGGCAGCCTGGCCGAACTTTGGGGACCGGAAGCCGGCGAAGCATTGGCAGCGCTGTTGAGCGGCATCATTGGGACTGAGGGACAGATGGAGGCGGACGGATCGCAATGGTGCGACATCGTCGAAGCGCTTGCCGCAAGCGAAGCAGTGAAGCCACGGTCGATGCGCAATCCCCGTGTCTTCATCTTCGGCGCCCTGGAATCCCGCCTGCAAAGCGTCGATCTCGTCGTGCTCGGCGGCATGAACGAGGGCAGTTGGCCGGGCCAGACCTCGAACGACCCCTTCCTGTCGCGCACGATGAAATCCGGCATCGGCCTGGAACCCCCAGAACGGCGGATCGGCCAACTCGCCCATGACTTCCAGATGGCCTGCGGCACCCGCCGGCTGATCTTCTCCCGCGCGATGCGCCAAGGCGCGGCACCGACGGTGGCCTCCAGATGGCTGCAGCGCCTGCAGGCGCTCGGCGGCGAGGCGCTGGCGAGCCGGCTCAGGGCGAATGGCGCCAGCTATCTGCAATGGATGCGCATGCTCGACGAGGGCTCGCGCCAGCCGCTTGCCGAACGGCCGCAGCCAAAGCCTCCGGCCGATCTGCAGCCGCGCAAATACTCCTTCAGCGAAGTGTCGCGCCTGCGCCGCGACCCCTATTCGATCTATGCCCGCCGCATTTTGCGGCTTACGCCGCTCGATCCGTTCAACTGCGATCCGGACGCGGCCGAACGCGGCTCGCTCTATCACCGGATCGTCGAGCGATTCGTGAAGGGCGGGTTCGATGCCTCTTCCCCCCAGGGGGAAGAGGCGATGGCCCGCCTGATCAAGGAAGCTTTCGACGAGGAAAGGCTGCCCGCCCATATTGATACGGTCTGGCGGCCGCGCTTCGAAGCGGTCGCGCGGGCGTTCCTGTTCTGGGAGCGGGAGCGCCGCCCCGGCATCGCCAAGTCTTTTACCGAGGTTGCGGCGGCAATGGATATCGGCCTTGCCGACATAATGCTGACGGGCATAGCCGACCGGCTGGACCGGTTGAGAAACGGCACTGTCGACATCATCGATTACAAGACCGGTTCCAGCCCCTCGGCGAAGGAAGCGCGAGCCCTCCTCGACCCGCAACTGGCGTTGGAAGCAGCCGCTCTCAAGGCTGGCGCTTTCGGAGCGCTCGGTCCGGAAACGCCCCATTCGTTAAGCTATGTGCGGCTGAAGCCCGGCAGCCGCTTTGCAGTCGATACGGTCAACAACGAGAGCAGCAAGGCGAGGGACACGAAGACGGCCGACCAGCTTGCAGAGGAATCGCTCGCCGAACTGCGAAAGCTTCTCGGCGCGCTGTTAAGCGGCCGATACGGCTTTGCCTCGCGGCTGATCGTGCAGAAGGAGCGGGACTACGGCGGCGAATACGACCATCTGGCGCGCGTCGCCGAATGGGCGACGGCGGACGGCGAGGACGACGATGAGGAGTGA
- a CDS encoding nucleotidyltransferase family protein, whose amino-acid sequence MPITNAMVLAAGLGTRLRPITNALPKPLVPIAGKPMIDYVLDLLAAAGVTTAAVNVHHFADQMEAHLRRRAIPRILISDERDALMNSGGGLAKGLRLLDDGPVLVMNADLFWVGERAGGPSNLQRLAEFYDPEHMDMALLCVRIEDTTGHNGKKDFSLTAEGRLRRYEEGMERPVIYAGAIAMDSRLLADAPEEAFNLNIYFDRAIAKGRLFGLMLDGQWMTVGTPEAIADAEAIVRRFHPGG is encoded by the coding sequence ATGCCCATCACCAATGCCATGGTGCTTGCAGCCGGACTGGGCACACGCCTCAGGCCGATCACAAATGCGCTGCCGAAGCCACTCGTCCCGATCGCGGGCAAGCCGATGATCGACTACGTGCTGGACCTGCTCGCCGCCGCCGGCGTCACGACGGCCGCGGTGAACGTGCATCACTTCGCCGACCAGATGGAAGCGCATCTCAGGCGCCGGGCGATACCGCGCATCCTGATTTCCGACGAGCGTGATGCGCTGATGAATTCCGGCGGTGGGCTCGCCAAGGGGCTGAGGCTGCTCGACGACGGACCGGTCCTCGTCATGAATGCCGATCTCTTCTGGGTTGGCGAGAGAGCGGGGGGGCCGAGCAACCTGCAGCGGCTCGCCGAATTCTACGATCCGGAGCACATGGACATGGCGCTGCTCTGTGTGCGCATCGAGGACACGACCGGCCACAATGGCAAGAAGGATTTCTCGCTGACCGCGGAGGGCAGGCTCAGGCGTTACGAGGAAGGCATGGAACGGCCCGTCATCTACGCGGGTGCGATCGCGATGGATTCGCGGCTACTCGCCGACGCGCCCGAAGAGGCCTTCAACCTGAACATCTATTTCGACCGGGCCATCGCGAAGGGGCGCCTCTTCGGTCTGATGCTCGACGGCCAATGGATGACCGTCGGAACGCCCGAGGCGATCGCGGACGCCGAGGCGATCGTCCGGCGCTTCCATCCTGGAGGATAG
- the tsaE gene encoding tRNA (adenosine(37)-N6)-threonylcarbamoyltransferase complex ATPase subunit type 1 TsaE: MRSLDRLLKDEAATIELGEDLALALKAGDCVGLSGDLGAGKSTFARAFLRAMADDTALEVPSPTFTLVQSYELRVPVAHFDLYRLGDASELTELGFDEALSEGICLVEWPEKAEGALPADRITLTLAHEGDGRRVRISAPAGAFERITRSLAIRAFLADAGRPHARRRHLSGDASVRAYERIHAQNAPTTILMDAPRHRPGAILQGGKYYQQLAHIAEDAVPFVAVSELLRRRGFVAPAIFARDLDQGLLLIEDLGSEGILDAEGRPIAERYLESARLLAHLHAQPTERAVAIAEGIVHHIPEFDRTAIKIETSLLIDWYLPWQRGAPASETERSEYFAIWDQLVDILCGGEKNLLLRDFHSPNVLWRGDRGGLDRIGLIDFQDAMIGPTAYDVASLVQDARVTIDTDLAARLMDGYMSERKVLGSFDETAFLRDWHLMAAQRNCKLAGIWVRLMQRDGKPGYMKHMPRTFTYLQQALGHEVLTPLREWCIKAGILAPESAN, from the coding sequence ATGAGATCCCTCGACCGCCTGCTGAAGGACGAAGCGGCCACGATCGAGCTCGGCGAAGACCTGGCGCTGGCGCTGAAGGCCGGCGACTGCGTCGGCCTCTCGGGCGATCTCGGAGCCGGGAAATCGACCTTTGCGCGCGCCTTCCTGAGGGCGATGGCGGACGACACGGCACTCGAGGTGCCGAGTCCGACCTTCACGTTGGTCCAGAGCTACGAGCTTCGTGTTCCCGTCGCCCATTTCGATCTCTACCGACTTGGCGATGCCTCCGAACTCACCGAGCTCGGATTCGACGAAGCCCTCTCGGAGGGTATTTGCCTCGTCGAATGGCCCGAAAAGGCGGAGGGTGCGCTGCCGGCCGACCGCATAACCCTGACCCTCGCGCATGAGGGCGACGGCCGCCGCGTGCGGATATCGGCGCCCGCAGGGGCCTTCGAGCGGATCACGCGCTCGCTCGCAATCCGTGCCTTCCTGGCCGATGCCGGGCGTCCGCACGCGCGGCGGCGGCACCTGAGCGGCGATGCTTCCGTGCGGGCCTATGAGCGCATACATGCGCAGAATGCGCCGACAACGATCCTGATGGACGCGCCAAGGCACAGGCCCGGGGCCATTCTCCAGGGCGGCAAATATTACCAGCAGCTCGCCCATATCGCCGAGGACGCGGTTCCGTTCGTTGCCGTTTCCGAGCTCCTGCGCCGGCGCGGGTTCGTCGCCCCGGCGATTTTTGCGCGCGATCTAGACCAGGGCCTGCTCCTGATCGAAGACCTGGGTTCGGAAGGCATTCTCGACGCCGAGGGCCGGCCGATCGCGGAGCGCTATCTCGAAAGCGCCCGCTTGCTCGCCCATCTTCACGCGCAGCCGACCGAGCGCGCGGTTGCGATCGCGGAAGGCATCGTCCATCACATTCCCGAATTCGACCGCACGGCGATCAAGATCGAAACGAGCCTGCTCATCGACTGGTATCTGCCGTGGCAGCGCGGCGCGCCCGCATCCGAAACAGAGCGCAGTGAATATTTCGCCATCTGGGACCAGCTCGTCGACATTCTTTGCGGCGGCGAGAAGAACCTGCTGCTGCGCGATTTCCACTCGCCGAACGTTCTCTGGCGGGGGGATCGCGGCGGACTCGACCGGATCGGCCTCATCGACTTCCAGGACGCGATGATCGGGCCGACGGCCTACGACGTCGCCTCGCTCGTCCAGGATGCCCGCGTGACGATCGATACCGATCTCGCCGCTCGCCTCATGGACGGCTATATGAGCGAACGCAAGGTTCTCGGGTCCTTCGACGAAACGGCGTTCCTTCGCGACTGGCACCTGATGGCGGCGCAACGCAATTGCAAGCTTGCGGGAATATGGGTGCGGCTGATGCAGCGCGACGGCAAGCCCGGCTATATGAAGCACATGCCGCGCACCTTCACCTATCTACAGCAGGCGCTCGGACATGAGGTGCTGACACCCTTGCGCGAATGGTGCATTAAGGCTGGAATCCTGGCACCCGAATCAGCCAACTAG
- a CDS encoding PAS domain-containing sensor histidine kinase: protein MITQRSMTKAAWQGAPRLVLRLLACTALFAASDAAAEVSTPVARTIFGSSEVVTFSVLIGVISAAMISAIWLIRQRGNIEAENRQLRSDLSDANQRISRFQALIADKSRRIVIWDGLAERPEFLGQLPIETGAPQEDRDFLAFGRWIKPQSASDLEKAIEMLRAHAQSFDLVLETQRNEVLEAQGRVSGGRAFVRFIALNNLRAELAELKLERDRLHTSLSTFRTLLDAVDLPVWQRSPDGKLEWVNEAYAEAVEARSPAAATAEGRELLATAAREKIRSVSTFDTPFRDKVSTVVRGNRTFFDVVDARSPAGSAGMAIDVSGIEAVREELARTLKSHAETLDHLATPVAIFDGHQRLQFYNQAFQRLWDLDMGFLERKPDNGELFDRLRASAKLPEQLNWKQWKANALSVYQAPDTQSDLWHLPNGQTLRVFATARPQGGATWVFENLTEKVDLETRYNTLVQVQGETIDHLAEGVAVFGPDGRIRLSNPAFRALWGVSEAEAKPGTHIRAVEQACLPSYDQPDGWKRFAHIITSFDDERPSSRGILELRTGLILDYAVIPLPNAQTMLTFVNITDSVRVERALTEKNDALRKADALKNDFVHHVSYELRSPLTNIIGFADLLRTPAFGELNSRQAEYVDHIATSSSLLLTIVNDILDLATVDAGIVELDLTEVKLLDLLDDVAQQMAERLVESGITLRIDAPDNLGGIVADQQRLKQIFIKLLTNAANFAPDGSVVGLTCRRDGSDFMFSVTDTGPGIPQDVLNTVFNRFESHGQRGGAGLGLSIVESFVSLHHGTVSIRSKEGEGTEVTCRIPSAEMPKIIAAE, encoded by the coding sequence ATGATCACGCAACGATCCATGACCAAAGCCGCGTGGCAGGGGGCTCCGCGGCTGGTGCTCCGGCTGCTCGCCTGCACGGCGCTGTTCGCGGCGAGCGATGCCGCGGCCGAGGTGTCGACCCCGGTGGCCAGAACCATCTTCGGCTCGTCCGAGGTCGTCACCTTCTCCGTGCTGATCGGTGTCATCTCCGCCGCGATGATTTCGGCGATCTGGCTTATCCGGCAGCGGGGGAATATCGAAGCGGAGAACCGCCAGCTGCGGTCGGACCTCTCGGATGCCAACCAGCGGATTTCCCGTTTCCAGGCGCTGATTGCCGACAAGAGCCGGCGCATCGTCATCTGGGACGGGCTTGCCGAACGGCCGGAATTCCTTGGGCAGCTTCCCATCGAGACCGGCGCGCCACAGGAGGATCGCGATTTTCTTGCCTTCGGACGCTGGATCAAGCCGCAATCGGCAAGCGATCTCGAAAAGGCGATCGAAATGCTAAGGGCGCATGCGCAAAGCTTCGATCTCGTGCTCGAGACGCAACGCAACGAGGTCCTCGAAGCCCAGGGCCGCGTTTCGGGCGGCCGGGCCTTCGTGCGCTTCATCGCGCTCAACAATCTGAGAGCCGAACTTGCCGAGCTGAAGCTCGAACGCGACCGGCTGCATACCTCGCTTTCCACCTTCCGCACCCTGCTTGACGCGGTCGATCTTCCCGTCTGGCAGCGCAGTCCCGACGGCAAGCTCGAATGGGTGAACGAGGCCTATGCCGAGGCGGTCGAGGCCCGCAGCCCCGCCGCGGCCACGGCGGAAGGGCGCGAGCTGCTGGCGACCGCGGCGCGCGAAAAGATCCGCTCCGTCTCCACCTTCGACACGCCGTTCCGCGACAAGGTGTCGACCGTGGTGCGCGGCAACCGTACCTTCTTCGACGTGGTCGACGCCCGCAGCCCTGCTGGCTCGGCGGGCATGGCGATCGACGTCTCCGGCATCGAGGCCGTGCGCGAGGAACTCGCACGCACGCTGAAGAGCCACGCCGAAACCCTCGACCATCTGGCGACGCCCGTCGCGATCTTCGACGGCCATCAGCGCCTGCAGTTCTACAACCAGGCCTTCCAGCGCCTCTGGGACCTCGACATGGGCTTCCTGGAGCGCAAGCCCGACAATGGCGAATTGTTCGACCGGCTGAGAGCCAGCGCGAAACTGCCGGAACAGCTCAACTGGAAACAATGGAAAGCCAATGCGCTTTCGGTCTACCAGGCGCCGGATACCCAGAGCGACCTTTGGCACCTGCCAAACGGCCAGACGCTGCGCGTCTTCGCCACGGCACGGCCGCAGGGCGGCGCGACCTGGGTCTTCGAGAACCTTACGGAAAAGGTCGATCTCGAAACCCGCTACAACACGCTGGTGCAGGTCCAGGGCGAGACCATCGACCATCTCGCCGAAGGCGTGGCCGTGTTCGGGCCGGATGGCCGCATCCGGCTGTCCAATCCGGCCTTTCGGGCGCTCTGGGGCGTCAGCGAAGCGGAGGCCAAGCCCGGCACTCATATCCGCGCGGTCGAGCAGGCATGCCTGCCCTCCTATGACCAGCCGGACGGCTGGAAGCGCTTCGCCCACATCATCACCAGCTTCGACGACGAGCGGCCGTCAAGCCGAGGCATACTGGAGCTGCGTACCGGTCTCATCCTCGATTATGCGGTGATTCCGCTTCCCAACGCGCAGACGATGCTGACTTTCGTCAACATTACCGACAGCGTACGCGTCGAACGCGCGCTGACGGAGAAAAACGACGCCTTGCGCAAGGCCGATGCGCTGAAGAACGACTTCGTCCACCACGTCTCCTACGAGCTGCGTTCGCCGCTGACCAACATCATCGGCTTCGCCGATCTCCTGAGGACGCCGGCTTTCGGCGAGCTCAATTCGCGCCAGGCGGAATATGTCGACCACATCGCCACATCCTCGTCGCTGCTCCTGACGATCGTCAACGACATCCTCGACCTGGCGACAGTCGACGCCGGCATCGTCGAACTGGACCTCACCGAGGTGAAGCTACTCGACCTGCTCGACGACGTGGCGCAGCAGATGGCCGAGCGCCTCGTCGAAAGCGGTATCACGCTCCGGATCGACGCGCCGGACAATCTCGGCGGCATCGTCGCCGACCAGCAACGGCTGAAGCAGATCTTCATCAAGCTTCTGACCAATGCCGCCAACTTCGCGCCCGACGGGAGCGTCGTCGGCCTCACATGCCGGCGCGACGGCAGCGACTTCATGTTCTCGGTCACGGATACCGGGCCCGGCATTCCTCAGGACGTTCTGAACACCGTGTTCAACCGCTTCGAGAGCCACGGCCAGCGCGGCGGCGCCGGTCTCGGGCTCTCGATCGTCGAAAGCTTCGTCAGCCTGCATCACGGCACCGTTTCCATTCGCAGCAAGGAGGGCGAAGGCACGGAGGTCACCTGCCGCATTCCGTCTGCCGAAATGCCGAAGATCATCGCGGCGGAATAG
- the ahcY gene encoding adenosylhomocysteinase translates to MTATQDYIVADIGLADFGRKEIAIAETEMPGLMACREEFGPSQPLKGARITGSLHMTIQTAVLIETLVALGAEVRWASCNIFSTQDHAAAAIAARGIPVFAVKGETLEDYWSYTDKIFQWTDGGVSNMILDDGGDATMYILLGARAEAGEDVLSNPGSEEEEILFAQIRKRLAATPGWFTRQRDAIKGVTEETTTGVNRLYQLQAKGLLPFPAINVNDSVTKSKFDNKYGCKESLVDGIRRGTDVMMAGKVAVVCGYGDVGKGSAASLKGAGARVKVTEIDPICALQAAMDGYEVVQLEDVVSTADIFITTTGNKDVIRIEHMREMKDMAIVGNIGHFDNEIQVSALRNLKWTNIKPQVDMIEFPKGNRMILLSEGRLLNLGNATGHPSFVMSASFSNQVLAQIELFSKGENYKNEVYVLPKQLDEKVARLHLAKLGARLTQLSEEQAAYIGVKSQGPFKAEHYRY, encoded by the coding sequence ATGACCGCCACTCAGGACTATATCGTCGCCGACATCGGGCTTGCCGATTTCGGCCGCAAGGAAATTGCGATCGCCGAAACGGAAATGCCGGGTCTGATGGCCTGCCGCGAGGAGTTCGGTCCGTCGCAGCCACTCAAAGGCGCCCGCATCACCGGCTCTCTGCACATGACGATCCAGACCGCGGTGCTGATCGAGACGCTGGTTGCGCTCGGCGCGGAAGTGCGTTGGGCCTCCTGCAATATCTTCTCGACCCAGGACCATGCCGCCGCTGCGATCGCCGCGCGCGGCATTCCGGTCTTTGCGGTCAAGGGCGAAACGCTCGAGGACTACTGGTCCTATACGGACAAGATCTTCCAGTGGACCGATGGCGGCGTATCCAACATGATTCTCGACGATGGCGGCGACGCGACCATGTACATCCTGCTCGGGGCCCGCGCTGAAGCGGGTGAGGACGTGCTGTCGAACCCCGGCTCGGAAGAGGAGGAAATCCTCTTCGCGCAGATCAGGAAGCGGCTTGCCGCAACGCCCGGCTGGTTCACCAGGCAGCGCGATGCCATCAAGGGCGTGACGGAAGAGACGACCACCGGCGTCAACCGGCTTTATCAGCTCCAGGCGAAAGGCCTGCTGCCCTTCCCGGCGATCAATGTCAATGACAGCGTCACCAAGTCGAAATTCGACAACAAGTATGGCTGCAAGGAGTCGCTCGTCGACGGCATCCGCCGCGGCACCGACGTAATGATGGCCGGCAAGGTTGCTGTCGTTTGCGGCTATGGCGATGTCGGCAAGGGCTCGGCCGCCTCGCTCAAGGGAGCCGGCGCCCGCGTCAAGGTAACCGAAATCGACCCGATCTGCGCCCTGCAGGCCGCCATGGACGGTTACGAGGTGGTGCAACTCGAAGACGTCGTCTCCACCGCCGACATCTTCATCACCACGACCGGCAACAAGGACGTCATCCGCATCGAGCACATGCGCGAGATGAAGGACATGGCGATCGTCGGCAATATCGGCCACTTCGACAACGAGATCCAGGTTTCCGCGCTTCGGAACCTGAAGTGGACGAACATCAAGCCGCAGGTCGACATGATCGAATTCCCGAAGGGCAATCGCATGATCCTGCTCTCGGAAGGCCGCCTGCTCAACCTCGGCAACGCCACCGGCCATCCGTCCTTCGTGATGTCCGCCTCCTTCTCCAACCAGGTCCTGGCACAGATCGAGCTCTTCTCCAAGGGCGAGAACTACAAGAACGAAGTCTACGTGCTGCCGAAGCAGCTCGACGAGAAGGTCGCACGCCTGCATCTCGCCAAGCTGGGCGCCAGGCTCACCCAGCTCTCGGAGGAGCAGGCCGCCTATATCGGCGTGAAGTCCCAGGGTCCGTTCAAAGCCGAACACTACCGGTACTAA
- a CDS encoding HPr family phosphocarrier protein has protein sequence MMDHLSDTVLTRELLIINKRGLHARASAKFVQTVEAYDAEITVSKDGMTVGGTSIMGLMMLAASTGCSVCVSASGSQAEEALNALDALVRDKFGEEM, from the coding sequence ATGATGGACCATCTTTCCGATACGGTATTGACGCGCGAGCTGCTCATCATCAACAAGCGCGGCCTGCATGCACGCGCCTCGGCGAAGTTCGTCCAGACGGTCGAGGCCTATGACGCCGAGATTACCGTTTCCAAAGACGGCATGACCGTTGGCGGAACGTCGATCATGGGTTTGATGATGCTTGCCGCGAGCACCGGCTGCAGCGTCTGCGTCAGCGCCAGCGGTTCGCAGGCGGAAGAGGCCCTCAACGCCCTCGATGCGCTGGTGCGCGACAAGTTCGGCGAGGAAATGTAA
- a CDS encoding PTS sugar transporter subunit IIA has translation MIGLVLVTHGKLADEFRHALEHVVGPQKAIETVCIGPEDDMDQRRQDIINAVDSANEGDGVIILTDMFGGTPSNLAISVMRSGSVEVIAGANLPMLIKLAGVRGESDMDKALVEASEAGRKYINVASRVLSGK, from the coding sequence ATGATCGGACTTGTGCTTGTCACCCATGGCAAGCTGGCGGATGAGTTTAGGCATGCCTTGGAACATGTCGTCGGTCCGCAAAAAGCAATCGAGACGGTGTGCATCGGCCCCGAGGACGACATGGACCAGCGGCGTCAGGACATCATCAACGCCGTCGACAGCGCCAATGAGGGCGACGGCGTCATCATCCTGACGGACATGTTCGGCGGTACGCCCTCCAATCTCGCCATTTCGGTCATGCGTAGCGGCAGCGTCGAGGTGATCGCCGGCGCCAACCTGCCGATGCTGATCAAGCTCGCCGGCGTGCGCGGCGAAAGCGACATGGACAAGGCTCTTGTCGAAGCCTCGGAAGCGGGGCGAAAATACATCAATGTCGCCAGCCGCGTGCTGAGTGGAAAATGA
- a CDS encoding HPr kinase/phosphorylase has product MTAGCNIHATAIVLGTTGFLLTGASGSGKSALALSLISQVRRRGRFAALVADDRVDLSLENGRVVARCPAAIRGLIEIRGAGIAAVDIVPACILDWAILPVKAPHDPRLPPEQERLHLQVGNGLPMIRLPVEGPLSPLDALLAILPEKLGI; this is encoded by the coding sequence GTGACGGCCGGCTGCAACATCCATGCGACGGCGATCGTGCTTGGCACGACCGGCTTTCTCTTGACCGGCGCTTCCGGCTCGGGAAAGTCGGCGCTGGCGCTCTCCTTGATTTCGCAGGTGCGGCGCCGCGGGCGCTTTGCGGCACTTGTTGCCGACGACCGGGTCGACCTGTCGCTGGAGAACGGCCGCGTCGTGGCGCGTTGCCCGGCCGCCATTCGCGGCCTGATCGAAATTCGCGGCGCCGGCATCGCCGCAGTGGACATCGTCCCGGCCTGCATTCTCGACTGGGCTATCCTGCCGGTGAAGGCACCGCATGACCCCCGCCTGCCGCCGGAGCAGGAGCGATTGCATCTACAAGTTGGCAATGGCCTGCCAATGATACGCCTTCCCGTTGAAGGCCCTCTCTCGCCGCTCGACGCGCTGCTCGCGATACTGCCCGAAAAATTAGGCATTTAG